The following proteins are encoded in a genomic region of Armatimonadota bacterium:
- a CDS encoding OsmC family protein, protein MADEKHVFHVHSVWNGDSDGDGDLRMEDREMIYGRPHQLGGAPGRTNPEEMLVQAVAACYSITLAVIAERKRLPITKIEVAAEGDVVRQPNKSLKFTAIRLKPVLTVDSADEGVRQKALDTAHHAENYCLISQALDSELKITLEPSIV, encoded by the coding sequence ATGGCGGATGAGAAGCATGTCTTCCACGTGCACAGCGTGTGGAACGGTGATAGCGACGGCGATGGTGATCTTCGGATGGAAGACCGCGAGATGATATACGGGCGGCCGCATCAGTTGGGCGGCGCTCCGGGTCGGACGAATCCCGAGGAAATGCTCGTTCAGGCGGTTGCCGCTTGTTACAGCATCACGCTGGCCGTGATCGCCGAACGGAAGCGCCTGCCCATTACTAAGATCGAGGTCGCGGCGGAGGGCGATGTTGTACGCCAGCCGAACAAATCGCTGAAGTTCACGGCGATCCGATTGAAGCCCGTGCTCACGGTGGACAGCGCCGATGAGGGCGTCAGGCAGAAAGCGCTTGATACCGCTCACCACGCGGAAAACTACTGCCTGATCTCGCAAGCGTTGGATTCCGAATTGAAGATCACGCTCGAACCGAGCATTGTATAG
- the thiL gene encoding thiamine-phosphate kinase, whose product MLVSDLGEFGLIARLREMGVVQGIGDDCAVMTPPAGFDLVMTADALIEGVHFSHEWTDWGRLGWKSFAVNLSDLAAMAAAPAGFLITLGLKNDTTVEEVLEFYDGACELIGLYRAPIVGGDIVSAPHTSISVTAFGYVEHGKAVTRAGAKPGDDLWVTNTLGDAAAGLRLLQAGEPKASVSFYTRHTRPIPWLPTSWLVAQAGIVNAMIDLSDGLAGDLAHICEESGVGAVLDEAELPMNAQLAPLGERFGWDPLDLALFGGEDYELLMAVEPGADRVMAAIQEEHPAPTLTRIGRIVEGEGISMVRNDGSTVAVEPRAFRHF is encoded by the coding sequence ATGCTAGTTTCAGATCTTGGCGAGTTTGGTCTTATTGCGCGGCTCCGCGAGATGGGTGTTGTGCAGGGGATTGGCGACGACTGCGCGGTGATGACCCCGCCGGCGGGATTCGACCTCGTCATGACGGCCGATGCTCTCATTGAAGGTGTCCATTTCAGCCACGAATGGACGGACTGGGGCCGCCTCGGCTGGAAATCGTTCGCGGTAAACCTCAGCGATCTCGCCGCCATGGCGGCGGCGCCCGCCGGTTTCCTCATCACTCTCGGACTGAAGAACGACACCACGGTTGAAGAAGTGCTGGAGTTCTACGACGGGGCATGCGAGCTCATCGGCCTCTATCGCGCGCCCATCGTGGGAGGCGACATCGTGTCGGCTCCGCACACATCCATCAGCGTGACGGCGTTCGGTTACGTGGAACACGGCAAAGCCGTCACCCGCGCGGGCGCGAAGCCCGGAGACGACCTGTGGGTCACAAACACGCTGGGCGATGCAGCGGCCGGCCTACGGCTCCTGCAGGCAGGAGAACCCAAGGCGTCTGTCTCTTTCTACACTCGCCACACACGCCCGATTCCGTGGCTGCCTACTTCGTGGCTTGTGGCGCAGGCAGGAATCGTGAACGCGATGATAGATCTCAGCGATGGGCTCGCCGGCGATCTGGCGCATATCTGCGAAGAGAGCGGAGTGGGCGCCGTTCTCGATGAAGCTGAGCTCCCAATGAACGCGCAACTCGCTCCGCTGGGCGAGCGGTTTGGATGGGATCCGCTGGACCTCGCGCTGTTCGGTGGCGAGGATTACGAGTTGCTCATGGCCGTCGAACCCGGCGCCGACCGCGTGATGGCCGCGATTCAGGAAGAGCACCCCGCGCCCACCCTCACCCGCATCGGGCGCATCGTTGAGGGTGAGGGCATCTCTATGGTCCGTAACGACGGCTCAACCGTAGCCGTAGAGCCACGCGCGTTCCGGCACTTCTGA
- the tsaE gene encoding tRNA (adenosine(37)-N6)-threonylcarbamoyltransferase complex ATPase subunit type 1 TsaE produces the protein MTIANPQQGVVYHLPTPEATRALGAAVAACLRPGDVLLLDGELGAGKTTFTQGLAHGLAIPDDVLSPTFALMSEYRAGRVQLLHVDAYRLNGAADAEQLGLHEYLDRGWALVVEWAGNIRGALPVDSLEIHFEYDGDARRATFRAQGGASRRLMEECHAAGIGD, from the coding sequence ATGACCATCGCCAACCCACAACAGGGCGTCGTATACCATCTGCCAACCCCCGAGGCGACCCGCGCGCTGGGCGCCGCCGTTGCGGCGTGCCTGCGGCCCGGAGATGTTCTCCTGTTGGACGGCGAACTCGGCGCGGGCAAGACAACTTTCACACAGGGCCTCGCCCATGGTCTCGCAATCCCCGACGACGTGTTGAGCCCAACGTTCGCACTGATGTCGGAGTACCGGGCGGGCCGGGTACAGTTGCTGCATGTGGATGCCTACCGCCTCAACGGCGCAGCGGATGCCGAGCAACTCGGCTTGCACGAGTATCTTGACCGGGGTTGGGCGCTGGTCGTGGAGTGGGCAGGCAACATCCGAGGCGCTTTGCCCGTCGATTCTCTCGAGATTCATTTTGAATACGACGGGGATGCGAGGCGCGCAACGTTCCGCGCCCAGGGAGGCGCCTCCCGGCGCCTGATGGAGGAGTGCCATGCCGCTGGTATTGGGGATTGA
- a CDS encoding phosphoglycerate kinase, whose translation MNKKTIDDIVVAGKRVLVREDLNTPQDSTGAITDDRRIRAALPTLNALLERGAKVIVAAHLGRPKGTPDPKYTLAPVAKRLGELLGKPILFVSDITAPDAAAKLAILKDGEIALLENVRYYPGEEKNDPEFAKVLASFADIYVNDAFGAAHRAHASTEGVAHLLPAVAGYLMGKEIDFLAKALEAPARPFVAILGGAKVKDKIGVVTNLLPKVDALIIGGGMAYTFLKAQGKEIGTSLLAEDFVEACKSVLVQGAGKISLPVDATIVDKFPLGLSPEDRATLKVKSVSVDNIPADMEGVDIGPKTIEAFSAVVKSAKTVIWNGPMGVFEDDEFATGTRAIAQAIADSDSLSIIGGGDSAAAIEQLGFADKVSHISTGGGASLEFLEGKQLPGLVALLDK comes from the coding sequence ATGAATAAGAAGACCATTGACGATATCGTAGTCGCCGGCAAGCGCGTGCTGGTTCGCGAAGACCTGAACACGCCGCAGGACTCCACCGGCGCCATAACGGACGATCGCCGGATCCGCGCGGCCCTTCCCACGCTGAATGCCCTCCTGGAGCGGGGCGCCAAGGTCATCGTGGCCGCGCACCTTGGCCGGCCGAAAGGCACGCCGGATCCCAAGTACACCCTCGCTCCGGTGGCCAAGCGCCTCGGCGAGCTACTGGGAAAGCCGATCCTTTTTGTCAGTGACATCACGGCGCCGGACGCAGCCGCGAAGCTCGCCATTTTGAAGGACGGCGAGATTGCGCTCCTCGAGAACGTTCGATACTACCCGGGCGAAGAGAAGAATGATCCCGAGTTCGCCAAGGTGCTCGCGTCGTTCGCGGACATCTACGTCAACGATGCCTTCGGCGCCGCGCACAGGGCGCACGCGTCCACGGAAGGCGTCGCGCACCTCCTCCCCGCCGTTGCCGGTTATCTGATGGGCAAAGAGATCGATTTTCTGGCGAAGGCCCTCGAAGCGCCCGCCCGTCCGTTCGTCGCGATTCTTGGCGGCGCCAAGGTCAAAGACAAGATCGGCGTTGTGACGAACCTGCTGCCAAAGGTTGATGCGCTCATCATAGGCGGCGGAATGGCCTATACCTTCCTGAAGGCTCAGGGCAAGGAAATCGGCACCAGCCTGCTCGCCGAAGATTTCGTTGAGGCCTGCAAATCCGTTCTGGTCCAGGGCGCCGGCAAGATCAGCCTCCCCGTGGACGCGACCATCGTGGACAAGTTCCCGCTTGGCCTTTCGCCGGAAGATCGCGCCACGCTGAAGGTCAAGTCCGTTTCGGTGGACAACATCCCGGCGGATATGGAAGGCGTTGACATCGGGCCGAAGACCATTGAAGCGTTCAGCGCCGTCGTTAAGTCAGCCAAGACTGTCATCTGGAATGGCCCAATGGGCGTGTTTGAGGACGATGAGTTCGCCACGGGTACCCGCGCCATCGCGCAGGCCATCGCCGACAGCGACAGCCTGAGCATCATCGGGGGCGGCGACAGCGCGGCGGCCATCGAGCAGTTGGGCTTCGCGGACAAAGTCAGCCATATCAGTACCGGCGGCGGCGCCAGCCTCGAGTTCCTTGAAGGCAAGCAGTTGCCGGGGCTCGTGGCGCTGCTCGACAAGTAG
- the tpiA gene encoding triose-phosphate isomerase, with translation MRRKFIAGNWKLNKTIAEGVALATELKNALPNPPCDVAVAPTFVALYAVAEALKGSKIAVAGQNTFWKEKGAYTSQVSPQYLKDAGASWVIVGHSETRGRFGVEEKVDDPAQLKVFGDNDASVNAKARFALSAGLNVIVACGELLSERQAGTTDSVVASQIQGGLKGITTEEMARVVIAYEPVWAIGTGEVCAADEADRVCGVIRDTVKKLYGDAVAEAVRIQYGGSVKASNASELLGKPNIDGALVGGAALKAEDFLGIINAA, from the coding sequence ATGCGACGCAAGTTTATTGCCGGCAACTGGAAGCTGAACAAGACCATCGCCGAGGGGGTCGCCCTCGCCACCGAATTGAAGAACGCGCTGCCCAACCCGCCCTGTGACGTGGCCGTGGCGCCGACGTTCGTAGCCCTCTACGCCGTGGCCGAGGCCCTCAAGGGCTCGAAGATCGCGGTGGCCGGCCAGAATACGTTCTGGAAGGAAAAGGGCGCGTACACCAGCCAGGTTTCGCCGCAGTATCTCAAGGACGCCGGCGCGTCATGGGTTATCGTTGGCCACAGCGAAACGCGCGGGCGTTTCGGCGTTGAGGAGAAGGTGGATGACCCGGCGCAGTTGAAGGTCTTCGGGGACAACGATGCCAGCGTAAACGCCAAGGCGCGTTTCGCCCTTTCCGCCGGCTTGAACGTTATCGTAGCCTGTGGTGAGCTCCTCTCCGAGCGCCAGGCCGGCACGACGGATTCCGTCGTCGCCTCCCAGATCCAGGGTGGGCTGAAAGGCATCACCACGGAAGAGATGGCCAGAGTCGTTATCGCGTATGAACCCGTGTGGGCCATCGGCACCGGCGAAGTCTGCGCCGCCGATGAAGCCGACCGCGTGTGCGGCGTGATCCGGGATACCGTGAAGAAGCTCTACGGCGACGCCGTCGCCGAGGCCGTCCGCATCCAGTACGGCGGCAGCGTAAAAGCGTCCAACGCCAGCGAACTCCTGGGCAAGCCGAACATCGACGGCGCGCTGGTTGGCGGCGCGGCGCTGAAGGCCGAGGACTTCCTGGGAATCATCAACGCCGCATAG